The Epinephelus lanceolatus isolate andai-2023 chromosome 14, ASM4190304v1, whole genome shotgun sequence genome has a window encoding:
- the LOC144466742 gene encoding uncharacterized protein LOC144466742: MSYRLSPAEIAFLTQYCTMMKPVTKALNILQSETNTHMGWLLPVIFQLEAKLGRLEVSCKLCLPLIRAIQVGVQKRFGGMMGDPELIAAAILLPKFKTTWTEKANVIGAGLAYVKHHIEHMTEDEMEHVGHSSDEDDFFSSLKSKKSKGTSELDGFLACVSDKMDLLNSFPLIKKLSLKLNTGLPASAACERLFSCAGLLFTANRARMNSTNFENQLLLKLNSKFIE, from the exons ATGTCATATAGGCTGAGTCCGGCTGAAATCGCCTTCTTGACCCAGTACTGCACCATGATGAAGCCTGTGACGAAGGCATTAAACATCCTTCAGTCAGAGACGAACACACACATGGGATGGCTGCTGCCAGTGATCTTCCAGTTAGAAGCAAAACTCGGACGACTGGAAGTATCCTGCAAGTTGTGCCTACCACTAATCAGAGCCATTCAGGTTGGTGTCCAGAAGCGCTTTGGTGGGATGATGGGAGACCCTGAACTGATAGCTGCAGCGATCCTTCTGCCAAAATTCAAGACCACTTGGACTGAGAAAGCCAACGTCATAGGAGCAG GTTTGGCCTATGTGAAGCACCACATTGAGCACATGACAGAGGATGAGATGGAGCATGTCGGCCACTCATCAGATGAGGACGATTTCTTCTCATCACTGAAGTCCAAAAAGTCAAAAGGCACAAGTGAGCTAGATGGGTTCCTTGCCTGTGTTTCAGACAAAATGGACCTACTGAACTCTTTTCCTCTCATCAAAAagctctctctcaaactcaacACTGGCCTGCCTGCTTCTGCTGCTTGTGAGCGCCTCTTCAGCTGTGCTGGACTGCTTTTCACTGCAAACCGAGCTAGAATGAACTCTACTAACTTTGAAAACCAGCTCCTGCTCAAACTAAATAGCAAGTTCATTGAGTAA
- the ifngr2 gene encoding interferon gamma receptor 2, which produces MLFGVLCFLVVVQVRSEAPPGPPQNIHVDNWLLSWTPATKEEDVTYTVQYSSFDSRVWTDVPACIHISSDSCDVSSTKALGEHGCVMLRVQAEKKHGLTSKPVKACSRHGDSCTPDFSLTAGPGSLTVHLSRNHSLALKHEDHAKYRVYYGKEGEPLKSYRDDVASVTIRELQEGQRYCTKVEYIYFDVSVGPPTCTQCEVIPESKKDSKLTETVVAVVLVSVLLITFIAYLLIFQRGRIKQWLQPPYQIPDNFLLKPEHHLPISTSIPTEEHWDVISCISPEESRE; this is translated from the exons ATGCTTTTCGGTGTCCTGTGCTTTCTAGTCGTCGTCCAAG TACGGTCTGAGGCACCACCAGGTCCGCCCCAGAACATCCATGTTGATAACTGGCTGCTGTCATGGACCCCTGCCACCAAGGAGGAAGATGTCACCTACACCGTTCAGTACAGCAG CTTTGACAGCCGCGTGTGGACAGATGTACCAGCCTGCATCCATATATCATCCGATTCCTGTGATGTCAGTTCCACTAAAGCCTTGGGCGAGCACGGCTGTGTTATGCTGCGTGTACAAGCAGAGAAGAAACATGGGCTGACCTCGAAACCAGTCAAGGCCTGTAGCAGACATG GTGACTCCTGCACTCCTGACTTCAGTCTGACTGCAGGGCCCGGCTCCCTGACTGTACATTTGAGTAGAAACCACAGTTTGGCTCTGAAACATGAAGACCATGCAAAATACAGGGTTTATTATGGCAAGGAAGGAGAGCCCCTTAAG AGTTATAGAGATGATGTTGCCTCAGTGACCATCCGTGAGCTGCAGGAGGGACAGCGTTACTGTACAAAAGTGGAGTATATCTACTTCGATGTGAGCGTCGGACCACCCACCTGTACCCAGTGTGAGGTCATCCCTGAGTCAA AAAAAGATTCAAAACTAACAGAAACAGTAGTAGCTGTGGTGCTTGTCAGCGTCCTGCTCATTACGTTCATCGCGTACCTCCTCATCTTTCAACGTGGGAGGATCAAACAGTGGCTGCAACCTCCATACCAGATCCCAGACAAC TTTCTGCTGAAGCCTGAGCACCACCTTCCCATCTCCACCAGCATTCCCACTGAGGAGCACTGGGATGTAATTTCCTGCATTTCCCCAGAGGAGTCCAGAGAATGA